The Mucilaginibacter yixingensis genome window below encodes:
- a CDS encoding diaminopimelate decarboxylase, with protein sequence MAKLKYERPVIKKMNAGLMNKFGTRTEFQPVRAIDGVPVLSLIEGYGSPLFVLSERQIRRNYQSAARSFKTRYPKVQFAWSYKTNYLNAVCQIFHQEGSWAEVVSGFEYRKALGNGVAGNQIIFNGPDKHRNDLLLAIENDSLIHIDNFDELYSLIELCNQINKKPRVAIRVNMDTGVYPLWDRFGFNYENGQAWNAISKIVASGKMQLVGLHCHIGTFMLTTSAYMAAATKMCELATRCKNLLHNPVEYLDLGGGFPSTNTLRGAYLPGVDTVPSIDDFAEAITTTILEYGFKQEELPLLILETGRALIDDAGYLLGSVVANKRLSDGRRATIVNFGVNTLFTAFWYEHKITPAQDFTEHTEDMVLYGPLCMNIDVVRENISLPLLNPGDHVVVHKVGAYNMTQWMQFITTRPAVVMIDEQQQVHLVRQAENLEYIEQMEQVPAHLNSHSLDAPSKERNF encoded by the coding sequence ATGGCAAAACTAAAATATGAGCGCCCCGTCATCAAAAAGATGAACGCCGGACTGATGAACAAGTTCGGTACGCGTACCGAATTTCAGCCGGTGCGGGCCATTGATGGTGTGCCTGTGCTTTCGCTGATTGAGGGTTATGGCTCCCCCCTGTTTGTGCTCTCTGAGCGACAGATCAGGCGCAATTACCAGTCGGCCGCACGATCATTTAAAACGCGGTACCCTAAAGTACAGTTTGCCTGGAGTTATAAAACCAACTATCTGAACGCTGTTTGTCAAATCTTTCATCAGGAAGGCAGCTGGGCCGAGGTAGTGTCAGGCTTTGAATATCGCAAGGCTTTGGGCAATGGTGTAGCCGGTAACCAGATCATTTTTAACGGGCCGGATAAACATCGCAATGATCTGCTTTTAGCCATAGAAAACGACTCGCTCATTCACATTGACAATTTTGACGAACTATATAGCCTGATTGAGCTTTGCAATCAGATCAACAAAAAACCGCGCGTGGCCATCCGCGTAAACATGGATACCGGCGTGTACCCGCTGTGGGATCGTTTTGGTTTCAACTATGAGAACGGCCAGGCCTGGAACGCCATCTCTAAAATAGTGGCTTCTGGCAAAATGCAATTGGTTGGCCTGCATTGTCACATCGGTACATTTATGCTCACCACATCGGCCTATATGGCCGCTGCAACCAAAATGTGCGAACTGGCTACCCGCTGCAAAAACCTGCTGCATAACCCGGTGGAGTATCTGGATCTGGGCGGCGGCTTCCCGTCAACCAATACCCTGCGCGGCGCTTACTTGCCGGGGGTAGATACCGTGCCATCAATAGATGATTTTGCCGAGGCCATTACCACCACTATTTTAGAATATGGTTTTAAACAGGAAGAATTGCCGCTACTGATACTGGAAACCGGTCGCGCGTTGATTGATGACGCAGGTTACCTGTTGGGCAGTGTAGTGGCCAACAAACGTTTAAGCGACGGCAGACGTGCCACCATCGTCAACTTTGGGGTAAACACGTTATTCACTGCTTTTTGGTATGAGCATAAAATTACTCCGGCGCAGGATTTTACCGAACATACCGAAGACATGGTACTTTACGGACCCTTGTGCATGAATATCGATGTAGTGCGCGAGAACATCAGTCTGCCGCTGCTTAATCCCGGCGATCATGTGGTGGTACACAAAGTTGGCGCTTACAACATGACGCAGTGGATGCAGTTTATCACCACCCGTCCGGCTGTAGTAATGATTGACGAGCAGCAACAGGTCCACCTGGTTAGACAGGCCGAAAACCTGGAATATATTGAGCAGATGGAACAGGTACCGGCGCACTTGAATAGCCACTCCTTAGATGCGCCTTCGAAGGAGAGAAATTTTTAG
- a CDS encoding ATP-grasp domain-containing protein, whose translation MTTHNKKLVIAVTALNAVDNPGPGVAVIRALREGLGKNIRIIGLSYESLEPGVYLHDLVDKTYQIPYPSAGAEALVERLQYIHGQEHIDVVIPNFDAELYNFIKVSAQLRIMGMHTFLPSGEQLDARDKINLSKLGKKHHLFVPEDKIITRVDDLKKAAEDLDYPLVVKGKYYEAFIAQSEEQARKYFYQLSAKWGLPVICQKFIKGTEINIAVLSDGEKAISIVPMRKLYITDKGKAWAGITIEDDDLLQLARNFVKATKWRGAFELEIMRDPDGKPYIMEVNPRFPAWIYLTAAAGQNQPVALVKMALGEKVDEFNEYQVGKMFIRYAWDHVTDVSEFQQLSAFGEL comes from the coding sequence TTGACTACTCACAACAAAAAATTGGTTATTGCCGTAACGGCCTTGAACGCGGTGGATAATCCCGGCCCGGGCGTAGCGGTGATTCGCGCGCTGCGTGAGGGACTGGGCAAAAACATCAGGATCATTGGCCTGTCGTATGAATCGCTGGAGCCGGGCGTTTACCTGCATGACCTTGTTGATAAAACCTACCAGATACCCTACCCGTCTGCCGGCGCGGAGGCATTGGTGGAGCGGCTGCAATACATCCACGGGCAGGAACATATTGACGTGGTGATTCCCAACTTTGATGCCGAGCTGTATAACTTCATTAAAGTGAGCGCGCAGCTACGCATTATGGGGATGCATACGTTCCTCCCATCGGGTGAGCAACTGGATGCCCGCGATAAAATTAACCTGAGCAAACTTGGCAAAAAACATCACCTGTTTGTGCCAGAAGATAAGATTATAACCCGTGTTGATGACCTGAAAAAGGCTGCCGAGGATCTGGATTATCCCCTGGTAGTCAAGGGCAAATATTATGAGGCCTTTATAGCTCAATCGGAAGAGCAGGCGCGCAAATACTTTTATCAACTGAGTGCCAAATGGGGACTGCCTGTTATCTGTCAGAAATTCATCAAAGGCACCGAAATTAATATAGCGGTATTGAGTGACGGCGAAAAGGCGATCAGTATTGTGCCCATGCGTAAATTATATATTACCGATAAAGGCAAAGCCTGGGCCGGTATTACTATTGAGGACGATGACCTGCTGCAGCTGGCCCGCAACTTTGTAAAGGCTACCAAATGGCGCGGCGCTTTCGAGCTGGAAATCATGCGCGATCCTGACGGCAAACCTTACATAATGGAAGTTAACCCGCGTTTCCCGGCCTGGATTTATCTGACGGCCGCTGCCGGGCAAAACCAGCCTGTGGCATTAGTAAAGATGGCTTTGGGCGAGAAGGTTGACGAGTTTAACGAGTACCAGGTAGGCAAAATGTTTATCCGCTATGCCTGGGATCATGTAACAGACGTAAGCGAGTTTCAGCAGCTATCGGCCTTTGGCGAATTATAA
- a CDS encoding PqqD family protein, protein MKLKKNIATSENGFIFNPSTGDSFSSNPIAAEILALMKAGQSAEDIKTEILGRYDVDRAQLERDWEDWVMQLRDANLIDL, encoded by the coding sequence ATGAAACTTAAAAAGAACATTGCCACCAGCGAGAACGGCTTTATTTTTAATCCTTCTACCGGCGACTCGTTTAGCAGCAACCCGATAGCTGCCGAGATACTGGCGCTGATGAAGGCCGGCCAATCTGCCGAGGATATTAAAACTGAGATACTGGGCCGCTACGATGTTGACCGCGCCCAATTAGAGCGCGATTGGGAAGATTGGGTAATGCAGCTGCGCGATGCTAACTTAATAGACCTATAA
- a CDS encoding response regulator, producing the protein MTAINNKHILVLDKDNAMMGMVHDIMFYGYTDMHIVSNSLHLQLAAHACQPDLIILDFLSAEADGAELCRVLKADDQLKNVPLVVIAGHQHIQSNINGYCDVLLMSPTDTNKLAEQINYLIAS; encoded by the coding sequence ATGACAGCGATCAACAACAAACACATCCTTGTTTTAGATAAAGACAACGCGATGATGGGCATGGTGCACGATATTATGTTTTACGGCTACACCGATATGCACATTGTAAGCAATAGCCTGCATCTGCAACTAGCTGCCCATGCCTGCCAACCTGATCTGATTATTCTGGATTTTCTCTCGGCCGAGGCCGACGGTGCTGAGTTGTGCAGGGTTCTTAAAGCAGATGATCAGCTAAAAAATGTTCCGTTGGTGGTAATTGCCGGTCACCAACACATTCAATCAAACATTAACGGCTATTGCGATGTATTACTAATGTCGCCAACCGATACGAATAAGCTGGCAGAACAGATTAATTACCTGATTGCTTCGTAA
- a CDS encoding LytTR family DNA-binding domain-containing protein, translated as MTPLRCIAIDDEPLALELMKKYIGMYPQLQLVRTFEDAVSGAEFLKLNMVDILFVDINMPDISGIDLVRSLDQKPIIIFTTAYKNFAFEGFELEALDYLLKPIDAARFGKAVEKAVEFHQYKNASANQPQQDSLYVYSEYRMVKINLNEIEYLESMEDYVKIHTNTSPKPILTLMPLKKALEKLPANRFQRIHRSYVVAVNKIKSIQNRKVQIGGAELPISDSYSSFVKEWKK; from the coding sequence ATGACGCCACTACGCTGCATTGCCATTGACGACGAGCCACTTGCGCTCGAACTGATGAAGAAATACATCGGCATGTACCCACAACTGCAACTGGTGCGCACGTTTGAGGATGCCGTATCTGGCGCTGAGTTTTTGAAACTTAACATGGTGGATATTTTGTTTGTGGATATCAACATGCCCGACATTTCTGGAATAGACCTGGTACGATCACTGGACCAGAAGCCCATCATCATCTTCACCACGGCCTATAAAAATTTTGCTTTTGAAGGTTTTGAACTAGAGGCATTGGATTATTTGCTAAAACCTATCGACGCGGCCCGTTTTGGCAAAGCGGTAGAAAAAGCGGTGGAGTTTCATCAGTATAAAAACGCATCGGCAAATCAGCCTCAACAAGATAGCCTGTATGTGTATTCAGAGTACCGCATGGTAAAAATAAACCTGAATGAGATTGAATACCTGGAAAGTATGGAAGATTACGTTAAGATTCATACCAACACCAGTCCCAAACCTATACTTACACTAATGCCTTTGAAAAAGGCATTAGAAAAACTCCCGGCAAATCGCTTTCAGCGCATCCACCGCAGCTATGTGGTGGCTGTAAACAAAATCAAATCCATCCAGAACCGAAAGGTGCAGATCGGCGGCGCCGAACTACCTATCAGCGACAGCTATAGCAGCTTTGTCAAGGAGTGGAAAAAATAA
- a CDS encoding sensor histidine kinase has product MHRFRATSYVIHAAGWLLFLIFPVLFLNNGFKTGGTWVLLGSSFYWLFCLTYMVLFYFNLGYLIPEFLLKKKYIHYSVIILFLLGLVYFLQPFDKLLAHNPRVQSELQAIAAAQQSALKPVGPATDSMLNNGRLFGPLPHQDLRMQDPYVKTGSGISPLLEHSRNIDTISLVIFALLTALSIAIGTTQQWQTTEQKVVKAEAEKANAELSFLKAQINPHFLFNTLNNIYTLSVTGSAHTSESIMKLSNIMRYVTDEVSEDFVWLQNELNCLNDYIDLQRLRLGKKTQVNFAVKGNVLKHKIAPLILIPFVENMFKYGISKQEESVLNMELIAEADTITFFCENRIFKTASTERTGVGIANTRQRLEFIYPSKHLLNIDNDGQTFRVKLTLHS; this is encoded by the coding sequence ATGCATCGTTTCAGGGCTACTTCTTATGTGATACATGCCGCCGGCTGGCTGCTGTTCCTGATTTTTCCGGTGCTTTTCCTCAACAACGGATTTAAAACCGGCGGAACCTGGGTTTTGCTGGGCTCGTCGTTCTATTGGCTGTTCTGCCTTACCTATATGGTATTATTTTACTTTAACCTGGGATATCTTATTCCAGAGTTTCTGCTAAAAAAGAAGTACATCCATTACTCAGTCATTATTCTTTTCTTGCTGGGACTGGTTTACTTTCTGCAACCGTTTGATAAACTGCTGGCACATAATCCGCGCGTGCAATCAGAGCTGCAGGCTATAGCGGCGGCGCAACAATCGGCATTAAAACCTGTGGGGCCGGCTACAGATAGCATGCTGAATAACGGTAGGTTGTTCGGCCCACTTCCTCACCAGGATTTACGCATGCAGGACCCCTACGTTAAAACAGGCTCGGGAATTAGTCCGCTGCTGGAGCATTCGCGCAATATTGACACCATCAGCCTGGTGATATTTGCCCTGCTCACAGCGTTGAGTATTGCCATTGGCACCACCCAGCAGTGGCAAACTACCGAGCAAAAAGTGGTTAAGGCCGAGGCTGAAAAAGCCAATGCCGAGCTATCGTTCCTCAAAGCGCAGATCAATCCGCATTTTTTGTTTAATACGCTCAATAACATCTACACCCTATCGGTTACCGGGTCAGCGCATACTTCAGAGAGTATCATGAAACTCTCCAACATTATGCGATACGTAACCGACGAGGTGAGCGAGGATTTTGTATGGCTGCAAAACGAACTGAACTGCCTGAACGATTATATTGACCTGCAGCGCCTGCGTCTGGGCAAAAAAACACAGGTAAATTTTGCGGTAAAAGGTAACGTATTGAAACACAAAATTGCTCCACTCATACTCATTCCCTTTGTAGAGAACATGTTTAAATACGGCATCAGCAAACAGGAAGAAAGCGTTTTAAACATGGAACTGATTGCCGAGGCCGATACCATCACCTTTTTTTGCGAGAACCGAATTTTTAAAACAGCATCTACCGAGCGCACCGGCGTTGGCATTGCCAACACCCGCCAGCGACTGGAATTTATCTATCCCAGCAAACATTTGCTTAACATTGATAACGACGGTCAAACATTTCGCGTTAAACTAACACTGCATAGCTAA
- a CDS encoding DinB family protein yields MEQQQLFITMVLNTWNLHISRTEKFFFDQPDEILLKPIAPGKNRPVYLLGHLVAVHDMMAEIMGIGGRKYQHLDNDFIKNPDGSAVDQYSLDILKQNWKEVHQKLAELFGTLQPEDWFKRHNSVSEEDFAKDPTRNRLNLVINRTTHVAYHLGQLKLVG; encoded by the coding sequence ATGGAACAGCAACAATTGTTTATTACCATGGTGCTCAACACCTGGAACCTGCACATCAGTCGCACCGAAAAGTTTTTCTTTGATCAGCCTGATGAGATCCTTTTAAAACCTATTGCTCCGGGCAAAAACCGGCCTGTTTATTTGTTGGGTCATTTAGTGGCCGTTCATGATATGATGGCCGAAATTATGGGCATAGGCGGGCGGAAATATCAGCACCTGGATAATGATTTTATTAAAAATCCTGATGGCAGCGCGGTAGATCAATATTCGTTAGATATATTAAAACAAAACTGGAAAGAAGTGCACCAAAAGCTGGCAGAGCTTTTCGGTACCCTTCAGCCTGAAGACTGGTTTAAACGCCACAACTCGGTAAGCGAAGAAGATTTTGCTAAAGATCCAACCCGTAATCGCCTTAACCTGGTAATAAACCGCACCACGCACGTGGCTTATCACCTGGGGCAGCTAAAACTGGTTGGCTAA
- the pelA gene encoding pectate lyase has protein sequence MKFQLFKTLTVALLLPACLYAQDAQHPSVDPRPFADNAGHWYGIADKGNMINARPGRPKYPATALTDIGDNILLFQKDNGGWPKNYDIFAILTPDQKDSVAAGKHVLNTTYDNGSTYTQITALAGIYDVTKQAKYKDAAVKGLEFIIASQYANGGFPQYYPLEDNYSRHITYNDGNYEGIMTLLKDIVDKKPKYDFVDEKLRKKLTATYNKGMDCIFKTQIRDNGQLTVWCQQHDEVTLAPAWARAFEPPSICNGESADLVLFLMRIDHPDARTINAIQSAVVWFNQSKILNTRVKVIPAPVMQTPFRVSKSDRVVVEDPTAPPIWTRYYELGTHKPLFCNRDSKVVYSLAEVARERRDGYGWYTYNPQKVLDTYPQWQKQWAPEKNVLN, from the coding sequence ATGAAATTTCAGCTATTTAAAACGCTTACGGTGGCATTATTGCTGCCCGCGTGCCTGTACGCACAGGATGCCCAGCACCCCAGCGTAGACCCCAGACCTTTTGCCGATAACGCCGGCCACTGGTATGGCATTGCCGATAAAGGCAACATGATTAACGCCCGTCCTGGCAGACCAAAGTACCCCGCTACCGCCCTGACTGACATTGGCGACAACATCCTGCTTTTTCAAAAAGATAACGGCGGTTGGCCAAAAAACTATGACATCTTTGCCATTCTTACCCCAGATCAGAAAGACAGCGTAGCTGCCGGCAAACATGTACTGAACACCACGTATGATAATGGTAGCACCTACACGCAGATTACTGCCCTGGCAGGCATTTATGATGTAACCAAGCAAGCCAAATACAAAGATGCAGCGGTAAAAGGCCTGGAGTTTATCATTGCCTCGCAATATGCCAATGGTGGCTTCCCGCAATATTATCCGCTGGAGGATAACTATAGCCGTCATATCACCTATAACGACGGTAACTATGAAGGTATCATGACGTTACTGAAAGACATCGTTGACAAAAAGCCTAAATATGATTTTGTTGACGAGAAGCTCCGCAAAAAACTGACCGCCACTTATAACAAAGGCATGGACTGTATCTTTAAAACGCAAATCAGAGATAATGGCCAGCTAACCGTTTGGTGCCAGCAGCATGACGAAGTAACCCTGGCACCGGCCTGGGCCCGCGCGTTTGAACCACCCAGCATTTGTAATGGCGAGAGCGCAGATCTGGTACTGTTCCTGATGCGTATCGATCACCCGGATGCACGTACTATCAACGCTATCCAAAGCGCTGTGGTTTGGTTTAACCAGTCTAAAATACTGAATACTAGGGTTAAAGTAATTCCAGCTCCGGTAATGCAAACGCCTTTCCGTGTTTCAAAATCAGACCGTGTGGTGGTTGAAGATCCCACCGCTCCGCCTATCTGGACCCGCTACTACGAATTGGGCACCCATAAACCGCTGTTCTGTAATCGCGATAGCAAAGTGGTTTACTCGCTTGCAGAAGTTGCCCGCGAGCGCCGCGATGGCTACGGCTGGTACACCTACAATCCGCAGAAAGTGTTAGATACCTACCCACAATGGCAAAAGCAATGGGCACCTGAGAAAAATGTATTGAATTAA
- a CDS encoding DUF5655 domain-containing protein: MWICPNCDQKFYNRNQPHQCADFGIEDFVQGKSPQAVQLFYAFLERLFEIGPYELQPQKSRVTLTVKTRFAAINKLGDDFLDGHLVLDTPNPNESVVYKIENMPNRTFVHHFRIYHPDDINDALMHLMGLAYKVGLREYVKPPMRQNNYGNNRNNYGNNNRSNYGGGNSNRSEYGNRSEYNNNRSEYNNNRSEYGNRSEYSANRSSHPRGRSEQ; encoded by the coding sequence ATGTGGATTTGCCCCAACTGTGATCAGAAGTTTTATAATCGAAACCAACCGCACCAATGTGCCGATTTTGGTATCGAGGATTTTGTACAGGGCAAGTCACCGCAAGCTGTTCAACTTTTCTATGCTTTCCTGGAGCGCCTTTTTGAAATTGGCCCTTATGAGTTACAACCACAAAAAAGCCGGGTAACACTTACGGTAAAAACACGTTTTGCCGCCATTAATAAATTAGGTGATGATTTTTTAGACGGGCACCTGGTACTGGATACGCCAAATCCTAACGAGTCTGTTGTTTACAAAATAGAGAACATGCCTAACCGCACGTTTGTGCACCACTTTCGTATTTATCATCCGGATGATATTAACGATGCCCTGATGCACCTGATGGGCCTTGCCTACAAGGTTGGCCTGCGCGAGTATGTGAAACCACCAATGCGTCAAAACAATTACGGTAACAACCGTAACAACTACGGCAATAACAATCGCTCGAACTACGGTGGCGGCAACAGTAACCGCTCTGAGTATGGTAACCGTTCTGAGTATAACAACAACCGCTCTGAGTATAACAACAACCGCTCTGAATATGGTAATCGTTCTGAATACAGTGCCAATAGGTCATCTCATCCACGCGGCCGTTCTGAGCAATAA
- a CDS encoding DUF6263 family protein, with translation MKKLIALSLLFAALNSYAQKVNLALNLKRDSVYNLTIDAKVSTQQVIQGKPTIVNIAISGTTAHKVIGVKDSVYDLETSYKSLAMNMDMAGQQMTMNSADTTTILGKIMHLVMGKPFHIWMSKSGLIISVKGFDDIFTNAANSVTALNEQQRNLIVSQLKQSFGEGSLKSSLQQSFIIYPKQALASKGTWKNAINREQSGMAASYNTTYTLVDIGDDAYEIEGKTLIAPQPSVGFKQAGGFLIHMANVKGDGVTKLRVDRNTGWVLASVVEQHVSATVEMKKTTTGPVEMSLPMTIAVNYTATDK, from the coding sequence ATGAAAAAACTAATTGCCTTATCACTGCTTTTTGCAGCCTTGAACAGCTATGCACAAAAAGTAAACTTGGCGCTTAATCTTAAAAGAGATAGCGTTTATAATCTTACAATTGATGCCAAAGTAAGCACCCAACAGGTTATACAAGGCAAACCAACGATAGTTAATATAGCCATATCGGGGACCACAGCGCATAAAGTTATTGGTGTTAAGGATTCTGTTTACGACCTGGAAACATCCTATAAATCTTTGGCCATGAACATGGACATGGCAGGTCAGCAGATGACGATGAATTCAGCCGACACCACCACTATACTCGGCAAGATTATGCATCTGGTTATGGGTAAACCCTTTCATATATGGATGAGTAAAAGTGGCTTGATTATTAGTGTTAAAGGGTTTGATGATATTTTTACAAATGCCGCCAATAGTGTTACGGCGCTTAATGAGCAACAACGTAACTTAATTGTATCACAGCTGAAGCAATCGTTTGGAGAAGGTTCGTTAAAATCTAGCTTGCAGCAATCATTTATAATCTATCCAAAACAGGCCTTAGCATCGAAAGGCACCTGGAAAAATGCAATTAACCGGGAGCAATCTGGCATGGCCGCTAGTTACAATACTACGTATACCTTAGTTGATATTGGTGATGATGCCTATGAAATTGAAGGAAAAACCTTAATTGCGCCACAGCCGTCAGTAGGATTTAAACAGGCTGGTGGTTTCTTGATCCATATGGCTAACGTTAAGGGAGATGGTGTAACCAAACTGAGAGTGGATAGAAACACCGGCTGGGTGCTGGCATCGGTAGTTGAACAGCATGTATCAGCAACTGTAGAAATGAAAAAAACAACCACAGGGCCGGTTGAAATGTCATTACCGATGACGATAGCGGTAAACTACACAGCTACAGATAAATAA
- the atpC gene encoding ATP synthase F1 subunit epsilon: MTLEILTPDKKVFEGEVNSITLPGTVGSFEILNHHAPIISTLQDGKLVVRGTGKEEVFLIHGGVVEASNNKVVVLAEGITHR; this comes from the coding sequence ATGACATTAGAAATTTTAACACCCGATAAAAAAGTATTTGAAGGCGAAGTAAACTCAATTACCCTGCCTGGTACTGTGGGTTCATTTGAAATACTTAACCACCACGCTCCTATCATTTCTACCCTGCAAGATGGTAAACTGGTTGTGCGTGGCACCGGTAAAGAAGAAGTTTTTCTGATACACGGCGGCGTTGTTGAAGCATCTAACAATAAAGTGGTTGTATTGGCTGAGGGCATTACCCACAGATAA
- the atpD gene encoding F0F1 ATP synthase subunit beta, with amino-acid sequence MPNIGKISQIIGPVVDVSFGDDAHLPKIFDALEITKENGQKIILEVQKHLGEDRVRAVAMDSTDGLLRGMPVVDLESAIKMPIGDAIKGRVFNVVGDAIDGIANLDKSNGRPIHNQPPRFEDLSTETEVLFTGIKVIDLLEPYAKGGKIGLFGGAGVGKTVLIQELINNIAKAYSGLSVFAGVGERTREGNDLLREMLESGIIKYGEEFMHSMEQGGWDLSKVNTEEMKDSKATFVFGQMNEPPGARARVALSGLTIAEYFRDGDEEGKGRDILFFIDNIFRFTQAGSEVSALLGRMPSAVGYQPTLATEMGMMQERITSTKRGSITSVQAVYVPADDLTDPAPATTFAHLDATTVLSRKIAELGIYPAVDPLDSTSRILSPAILGAEHYNTAQRVKEILQRYKELQDIIAILGMDELSEEDKLTVSRARRVQRFLSQPFHVAEQFTGLKGVLVDIKETIKGFNMIMDGAVDEYPEAAFNLVGTIEDAIEKGKKLLAEANA; translated from the coding sequence ATGCCCAATATTGGAAAAATATCACAGATCATCGGTCCGGTAGTTGACGTGAGCTTCGGAGATGACGCACATCTTCCCAAAATTTTTGACGCTTTGGAGATCACCAAAGAGAACGGTCAGAAAATTATTCTTGAAGTACAGAAGCATTTAGGCGAAGATCGCGTACGTGCCGTTGCGATGGACTCTACAGATGGTCTATTACGCGGTATGCCGGTAGTTGACCTTGAGTCTGCTATCAAAATGCCGATTGGTGACGCCATCAAAGGCCGCGTATTTAACGTAGTAGGCGACGCAATTGACGGTATCGCAAACTTAGACAAATCAAACGGTCGTCCTATCCACAACCAGCCCCCACGCTTTGAGGATCTGTCAACCGAAACCGAAGTACTGTTTACCGGTATTAAAGTTATTGACTTGCTGGAGCCTTATGCAAAAGGTGGTAAAATCGGTCTGTTCGGTGGTGCCGGTGTAGGTAAAACCGTATTGATCCAGGAGTTGATCAACAACATTGCAAAAGCATATTCAGGCCTTTCAGTATTTGCTGGTGTAGGTGAGCGTACCCGTGAAGGTAATGACTTACTGCGCGAGATGCTGGAATCAGGCATTATTAAATATGGCGAAGAGTTTATGCACTCTATGGAGCAAGGTGGTTGGGATCTTTCTAAAGTAAACACTGAAGAAATGAAAGATTCTAAAGCAACCTTCGTTTTCGGCCAGATGAACGAGCCGCCGGGTGCACGTGCACGTGTAGCGCTTTCAGGTCTTACTATCGCTGAGTACTTCCGTGATGGTGACGAAGAAGGTAAAGGCCGTGATATCCTGTTCTTCATCGATAACATCTTCCGTTTCACCCAGGCAGGTTCAGAAGTATCGGCACTGTTAGGTCGTATGCCTTCTGCGGTAGGTTACCAGCCAACCCTGGCCACTGAGATGGGTATGATGCAAGAGCGTATCACCTCAACCAAACGTGGTTCAATTACTTCAGTACAGGCGGTATACGTACCTGCGGATGACTTGACCGACCCTGCGCCGGCTACAACCTTCGCTCACTTGGACGCTACCACCGTACTTTCACGTAAAATTGCCGAGTTAGGTATCTACCCTGCGGTTGACCCTCTGGATTCAACCTCACGTATCCTTAGCCCTGCCATCCTGGGTGCCGAGCACTACAACACTGCTCAGCGCGTAAAAGAAATTCTGCAACGCTACAAAGAGCTGCAGGATATCATCGCCATCCTGGGTATGGATGAGCTTTCTGAAGAAGATAAACTGACTGTATCCCGCGCTCGTCGTGTTCAGCGTTTCCTTTCTCAGCCATTCCACGTAGCAGAGCAGTTTACCGGTCTGAAAGGTGTATTGGTTGACATTAAAGAAACCATCAAAGGCTTCAACATGATTATGGACGGTGCCGTTGACGAGTATCCTGAAGCAGCCTTCAACTTGGTTGGTACCATTGAAGACGCCATTGAAAAAGGTAAAAAACTGTTAGCTGAAGCTAACGCCTAA